One Balaenoptera acutorostrata chromosome 5, mBalAcu1.1, whole genome shotgun sequence genomic window, GAatattattttcttgtatttctttatattattgtGAAGGGAAAAATCACAGAATTAAGAATTCTCTTTGTTAACTCACATAAAAGGCTTTGAGTTTGAGCATGATTTTCTCAACAACAGGAAACACTGACTTATAGAATTGAGTCCAGATGCCACAGCAAGGCATATGAAGTCCTCAGTGTCCGCTGCTGTCCTTTTCTCATccctccaggctcatctgtgggcATTTGCTGCTTCAGCACTTATTACTTAGTGTTACTGAGCTCATCAGGCTGCCCTGCCCCCATACTATTTCAGCTGTCTGTGCTTTCGCTTGTGCTACTTGGTCTACGTTTTTTTTCCCACcagttttgtgttttatgtttcttAATCATCCTTCAAGATCTAACCTAGGTGTGATTTCCTCTAAAACCATTCCTAGAACTCCAGGTTGAAATGTACCTCTCCTATGTGGATTAAGGGCACCCTGTGCTCTTCTGTAGCCTTGTCTCCTCCCTTATAACAGTGCTCTGTCCATCCCCTCCCTCTACCATGAGCTACCATAAGAGTAGGGGTGGTACCAATAGCACCCAGACCAGGCCCTGCCACGCCAGTAGTCACtccataaatataatatatagtaaactgaagtgaaacattttcaACTAAAGACCCATCTCTGGTAACCatattggtttttgtttctttgtgtgtttgtttgtttccaatgCTTGGAATTGaatatactttaagaaaacatggCATAGTTGAAAAATGCACTGGATTTAGAATCATAGGACTTGAGTTCACATCTTGTCCTGTCATTTGTTCTtgtgtgtaaaatggagataatcaccATCCCACACTCTTTTGGCAGATGTGCAAAATTCTGGCATGATGTTTGGCAAACaagcatatataataaatattagtttcctTCCTGCATTatgctttacttctttttatggcctttagtgatttaaaattattattgttaccAGTGAAGCTTCAAATCTGTATACCTCCCTATCGCCATTAGATTGAGGTCCGGTGTTAATTATTTTTCCTGAACTGAGCTTCGGCATTGCTGTCTAAAATAGAGACGATCAGTCTTTCCTTTTCATCCTCTTAGGATACTTCGTTCCCTttaactatttatatttattcagaacatatttcttttcttttattgccaCAGGCATGAGAGAACCTCTGCTTTGTTCTTATTACTTAGAGAAAtctgtcttcttccttctctttgtaGGCTGTTTTCATCAGAAAGCATCTACTTTGAGAAGCCTTTTCTTTACCTGCATTATATTATTGAATTTACCTTTTTTATGCTTTCATATGGTTATTAGAATCTATAGCTTCATTTCTTTGGGTAATAGGCTTAAGGCTCTTAGATAACACAAAATTTATTGTAGAAGTAAGTCATGTGGAGTTCAGCAAGATGGAAAATTTCTCTAATCACTGAGTTCCTAGCTGTTACATgtgttttataaacaaaaatagatCAAAGGTACTACAGAAGGCATTCctaataaaaaaattcttaataatggACACATTGGTACAAGCAAATTCAGACTAGATGGCAAAGAAAATGTTCACAGATATGGGAATAGCCAGAGGATGAACTAATCTACAAAAGGATGCGATCATTGTCACTGGAGACAAAGTATTTGAGCTTCAACTTAACGTTGAAAGGATAGGAATAATGAAACCAATTTGTCATAAAGCAGCAGGCATGAGTTGATGATCCATAAGAGATCCCTATTATCACAAATTATTCTCTGGTTCTGTGCCTTCCTAAAGACTGAAAGCTATGTGTGGCACAAGTGCTTTTGTATTGGATTAAGGCTGCACCTGTCATACTCTGATCCATTTCACTTTCACCCAACTCTCTGAATTCAATTCAAATTAAACCTGTAGTGCCTTTTGGTGAAGAGATTCATGACTAACAGGAAAAAATTTTGAATGTTTGgaaccttagaggaaatgcatttGGTTCTGTTTTAGCCCTGTTTGTCACAATCACAAAAAGTACCACTTTACCATCTGGTAGGAAATAAAAGAGAACCTTAGGGTCTTGTTTTCTAAGTTGGGAATAAAATCATTTGAGTTAGCAAATCTCAGTGAGCAGTTATAAGTTTACAAGTACTGACCTCAGGCCCTTTTGTATCCATGTTGCCTGCATTTGGGCCACAATTAACATATGTCATTGCTGGAGACTGAGCACTGTTTGACAGCTTGCACAGAGAAGAGAAATTGACAGAAAGAACTCCTTCATGTGTTTCTGCTTCTATATCTCTTGTTCAGTATaattatctgtttaaaaaaaagaattattagggCTATTATGGACATGTGCATctgatttcatgattttttttggcTTGTTCTCAGTTGGTTTTAACTTCTTATGAGGATACCAACGTTCATTTATATTTCAGATTAGCTCAAAAatgttctttctctgcttttgtgTCAGCTATTGTGTATGCAAAATTACATCTTTTGATCTTGAAGATTTTGCAGACTATTGGAGGAGAATGTAAAGATAATTCCTCAAGAGAATGACaagacaagccacaggctggaagaaaatatttgcaaaagacatatatGATAAAGGACTGTAAttaggttcattgattgtaacaaatataacaaatgtGCTACTCTGGTACAGAATGGAGAAGGCATGCATGTATGGAGTCAGGAATTATATGGAGACTCTGTGCTTTCCgttcaattttgttgtgaacctaaaactactctaaaaaaattgtttttaaaaatgataaagcaaatgcaTCATGTCACATGGTGTGAAAGAAGGGTTATAAAAGTGTAGAAGCCCAGAGAAGAGTTGGCTTATTCAGCCTAGGGAGGTTTCGAAAAGACTTCACAGAAACGGTGGCTTTTAGACTGGGATTTAAAAGGCAAGTAGAATTTTATCTGTAGGAAAGTGCAAGGCAAGAAGTACCGGTAGAAATGAGAAACGGGGAGGAGGttaaaaggaatggagaaaaggagcaagaagaagaggaggaggtatGATATACCCTGTGAATGCCTTGTAATTCTGACTGAAACCAGAGTTTATAGTAGACGTAGGCAGGTCATTGGACTAGTGGGGCATATtggaattttagccattttatcaGCTGGACATTGTTGTCTCAGTTTGCcattgaatttttccttttttatgcttTCATATGGTTATTAGAATCTATAGCTTCAGTTCTTTGGGTGATAGGCTTAAGGCTCCTAGATAACACAAAATTTACTGTAGAAGTAAGTCATGTGGAGTTCAGCAAGATGGAAAATTTCTCTAATCAGTGGGTTATCTAACTGCGCAAGTTCACATAGCTAATCAGTGACAGAGCCAAGACTCAACTCCAGACATCATGATATCAAAACTTACCTGCCTGGCCACACTGCAAGACGTGGTGTGGGTGAAACCTTCAAAGTGGGAAGAACTAAACGTGGATCAGATGTCATCGCCTATCTTTTGTTTTTGCAGGTTTCTTTGCAAGGAAATAGACCAGCAGCTTCAAGCAACTGCAGTTCTGTCATACCTTCATGATGTTTCCCTTGGTCAGAAATGCACTAAGTAGTCTCAGGATTCGAAGCATTCAGCAAATTAGGGCAAGACAGAGCCACTCAAAACACTCACCAGATTTTCATGACAAGTACGGTGATATTCTACTAGCCAGCGGAACCGCTTTCTGTGTTGTTGTGTGGGTGTTCACAGCCACACAGGTTGGAATAGAATGGAACCCCTCCCCTGTTGGCAGAGCCACCCCAAAAGAGTGGAATGATGAGTAAGCATCACAGTTACTTAATACAGAATTGTCTCAAAGTCAACTTGTCATTTAAATACTCTGCTGTGCATTGAAATATAGCATAATCGAAGAAATAAAGTgcatttgaaaacattaaaaagtcgTTGAAAATAGTCATTATAGTGCCTGAAAGCAAGGCAGTAGCGGTGGGTATAGATTACAGGGGattatgaataataaatatttgaaagtagaATTAATGAAGCATGTACTTTTCTGGCTTAATGATTTATGCTAAGTATCTTTCAGTGGATATACACGCCTAGGTACTTAACAAATTAATTTAATTGTTTGGCAAATCCTATTGAATCTTTCTTAAAAACATATTCATAACTGACCATTTTTCACCTCCTTTATCTTTCCTTCCCTGATCTGAACCACCATACTTTCGCTGggattattataaaaactctctagCCAGTCTCCTTTCCTTTACACTTGATGACTGTCAAGGCTGCCCTGAACCCCCCCAACGCAGTCACACACAATCTTTTTTAAGCACAACAGTGagaatgatcattttaaaaaaaattagtttagtAATATCACTCCTCTTTTGAAAACACCATGACTCCCCATTTTACAAGAGCATGAGTGCCTCAAGGCAAGGATAATTGGGACTATCTTATGGGTGACTTATCACAGTTGGCAATGGAGACCACCTCCTACTCCTGGATGATCAGCTTCAGGGTAAGTGTACTGTTCCTCAAGctcaaatatatatagatatcatTATTCTCTGGATAAAAGACATGTTCCTAGGTGTATAATTTATAGGTCTTAGGGAATGCTCATTTTCAGCTTTATCAGTATTGCTAAGTTATTCCCCAAAGTGGTTACCTTCTCACCAGCAATGCGTACAACCTCCTCTTGTTCCACATCCAAACTCACTCTTAAGAGTTTTCATGCATTTTAATATTTGCTACTTTGATGAGCATGAAATAATAGCTCATATGTTAATTTATGCTTCCCTGATTACTGATAAGGTCAAACATCTTGTGTTAGCTTTctgtgttttgggggtttttgtgtatatgacctttcttttttaatcattcttttttttgtttaatttatttattttatttttggctgcgttgggtcttcgttgctgcttgcgggctttctctagttgtggcgagtgggtgctactcttcattgcggtgcgcgggcttctcattgccgtggcttctcttgtggagcatgggctctaggcacgcgggcttcagtagttgaggcacgtgggctcagtagttgtggctcacaggctctagagtgcaggctcagtagttgtggcacacaggcttagttgctctctagcatgtgggatcctcccagagcagggctcgaacccatgaccctgtgttggcaggtggattcttaaccattgcgccaccagggaagccctgacctttttatttgttgcttttgccatttttctATTCAATTGTTTGTCTTAAtcatttgtagaatttttttttgtatattctttataCTAATTATCTCAGTCAGGATTTAATcagagaggcagaagcagtgtGAATAGTATAGAATACAGGGTTGATTTGGGGAATTAAAACTAATGTAGCTGTGAGAGCTAGTAGAGAAGTTTGTACAAGACTGTTGCCTTTGCATCTGGTACTAAATATGTTCACAGTAAAGGAGGAAAACTGAACATGAAGTAAGGGAGAGCCAGGGCCAGTGGGAGTTGAGAAGGATGCACTGGGAGCATGACCGCAAGCTGGAACCTGTGCCTGTTTctcactgtctctaactaagatGACATGGATGACTTATGGGAGAAGCTGGTGCCCTTCACTGCGGAACTGCACAGTCACCTTGCTCAGGACTCGAAAGAGCTGGAGAAGAACTGGTAGGAGTTAAAATAGCTACAGGCCCAGGTGCTGTTTCTTATCAGTCAAGCCAGAAGATGAGTAGCAGCATACACGAGCTGCTGCAGTGCAGGGCTGCTGTTCTACACCAACCTGCCAAGTGTAAAATGGATGCTGGCTCATGTCCGCCATCCCTATCTCATGCATTCTCTCTTGTGGCCAATCCTAACCTGAAACCATAGAGGGGAGGGAATTCTGGAAAAAGTAGTTCAAGCCTAGCTAAGTTGACATTTAGAAAGCCACCGTAATCCACCCCTTGTCAACTTGACATCAGTGCACATCTTTCCTAACCGTACCTATATTTCAAATAAAGACAGTAGCAAAAATAGGCTTTCACCTAACATGATGCAACTTTCTCTCTTAAAACTAATCCTATCCCCAAAAGAGGACATCACAAAGACCCTTTATCCATGGCAGTGTGGCACTCTCAACTTCCAGTTTAATGGAACCATTGCTGTGATCGCTAATGAAAGCCTAAGACTTCTAGACCAGCAAAGCCCAAGTTATAGGGACAGGAAACAAAATACTTCTCTAGTGTATTGCTAGGGGTAATTGTGAAGAAGCCACTCTAATCTCCACCTCTTGATTCCCAGGCCTGTAAATCTCAACTCTGGGAAAATAGCACTATATATCTGTTGGTTATTTACAGGATGTCCAACATCTTAGAAGACATTACCTCAGCCTGGCAAGGTGGTGTTACCCAGCTGTCGCAGTCACTAACACTTCACAAGGCCATTGTACCATTTTATTAGTGATGGGATACATGGTAAGATCAGTGACTCCCATAAGCATAATCCTATTACTAtacattatttgctttttattataaaaaataagctTCTTGGTCAGAATCAGTGCTGTGTTGCATACCATGGTAGTAATTAAGACATTTTGTAAGTTCAGGGATGATGGTATTCACAGGAAGGTCACAGGGAGAGAAAGTAAATCTACATTGTTACTAAGTGTGTATTAAAGTGAGAACAAAGTATTGCCTTTTCCATGATGGAAATGGTCTAATGAAATCAACCTGGCACTGAtgattcccttccttcctccacggAATAGTGCCAATGGAGGTGCAGTGTTGGTCTGTGCATTTGGTAGATTGGGCACTCAACAGTGACTATAGCCAGACTAACCTCGATGAGTGCAGGTCCACGTTGTTGAGCACACACATAATCTCCATCCCTACTGTGATGACCACTTTGTCTCTGAGCCATTGTGAAAGCACAGAGTGGCTGAGAAAGAGAGTGACAGCCGTAAGAAGGGGTCATCTTGTCCACCGGGGTATTAAGCTACTCCTCTGCTGAGTATCCTTTTGGTGAGTATTTATATGGGACCTGAATATCTTCCTACTCTGTGCTCATTTAGAGAAGTCTGTTCACGTAATCCATTCCCATGCTTGTCACCAGTTTTCCAATAGTGTTCCTTCTAATTCCCTGCCCAGCCTGCCAAGCCATTAGCTGGCATCTATGGCTTGGTATACAGTTGTACCTCTGGCCAAGCAACAACTCTGTGTACTATTTCATGTACTGCCCACCAGGAAGATTTCCCTTCCTCAGGGCCAATTTGGAATTAAGCTGTTTTACTGAAGCTATCTGCTTTCAGGTATGGCCAGCATATTTTGTAGAACCAGATCCGAATTCTTTCTTCCTTGGTCAAATGGTTTACAAACCTATAAATCCTAGGTTTGAAGTGACATGAAACCTTCCCAAACACAAAACTTGTAAACAGTGGAGCCTGGAGTCAAGCTTTAGAATATGTTCTTTTACTTCCAAGTTACACTGTCTGTTAGTCTTTCTTCAAGTTTACAGGTTGAAAGTTCTGGAGAAGGATTCAAGCTGGAGCTAGAGAAGATAGGGAGCTATCTAGATTGTTTTGAAAGCCATGGGGGTGAAAAACATTATCAAGAGAGTATATCAACAAAGAAGTAGATATAGGGAATGCATGAGGCATGCAATgagtactatattttaaaatggcaatttctttctttcttaccttCACCCTGAATATTTTCTGATTTGAAGTGAGGATTAAAGCCTACCTCTTTaggtttatatatgtatgtgtaagcATGTGCccgcatgtgtgtgagtgtgtgtatgtatgtgtgtggagtGTGCATACGTGGGTATAtctgtatagatatagatacgtacacacacatatatctatacagatatacacacatacatatacatatattttttaaaaaacaattattttaggaatgtatatacacataaatatgtaaattatttttatattaaaatgtgtgACCACTGGTTTCTGTAAGAAAATTGAGATATTGAATCTTTTGCTATTTCTGACTTTTCTCACTGGATTATTATAACCTGATCATACATTAAACATCAAATGCAAGCTGTTCTGTTGTTCTCCATGTGTCTTAAAACTAACTtttgaataaatttatcaaatttCCAGCCATAATGTAATTCTTATAGTGCCTCATACACTTCTTGGAAAATtatgttattatatattattatgagGAAAATATTACTTGGCAGTTACTGAATACATTTGCTTGCTGTCAGCAAAGGAGGAGAACTTCATTTTGACACATACTCTCCCTTTACTTGGAAAAACTGGGCTACTAGGGCTACACTTTGGTACTGGGCTTAAGTATGAATAATAAGTGAAGAATGAATAATTAAAGCTTTCTATATCTATGTGCTGTTGAAGAATTGAATGCTTTTCTCATTTGAAATTTATAGTAATCCTGTAGAGTACATAAGCTAGTCATGTATCCTATTGAATAAATGTATACACATGATTAGCCATGGGTTGGTTAAGTGACATGGAAGCCATCTAAAAATGAAGATAGAAATAGAATCCACATCTCTTGGCTTTTGGTCTGCTGTTCCATTAGAATTTCTCATGCTTTctaagaaaagacaaccctgatcTTATCCTATGTGATGATGGTAAATTGATAAATAACTGGTGTGGCTGCATGCCAACTATTGGGAGGGTTGGTAAGTTAAAGAGTCAGGCTGGAGAATAGGACTGAAAGGGTGGTGTGTGTTTGGTCAGCCTAATTTATGTGCAGCCACTTTAATGGGATTTGAATATGAGGTCCAGTATTTACTAGTTCTTGCTTCATGACACAACCTTATAGATAAGTTAATAACAATGACAAGAACTATCCAAAAAAAACTGTATGAATTCTGGTCTCAGgtgtaaaataaagtaagagaaatctCTGTGTTAGAGTTTTCACTCATGCCCTTAACTGATCTAACAGAGGCAGTGTGTGCCATCTTCAAAGACGGAagaaaaatgaagtggagatagcaaGCTAGTTGTTAGCAGCCATTGTTAAAACAGATTTCCATGGAGAATTCCCCCTTTTAAGAGAAATTTCTGTGAAATTTGGAAATTGTTTAAGTATTATGGTAGTTTATGAGTATAGTAAATGGCATAGATGTATGACATACATCATAAAATCTTTCGTGTTTTGCAGTAACAGCAGTTGCTTTCCTGGGGGAATGACATTAATTTGAGCAGTATCTCTTATTTTCCAATAACCTTTTATGTTACAAAAAAATCGGCAACTTCATTTTCTTCCCCTATCTGGAAACCATAGAAACCAATGTGAAATTATAGCTAAGAAGTTCGTCACTGGGCTATCTCAAGCTGATCTCCATGGAAacatatcacattttcttgaAATGAAAGATCTTCCAATCAGACACACAACCATAACTGATGGGTGTCTGACAAAtataccaacaacaacaaaaaaagtatatggatattttattgtataatacATTCAGAAGAGTTTTAAAACTGCTTCGtaaatgagaacatttaaatGGTAAGTATTATGCcaactacagaaataaaaatacagttttgaaAACAATGTTCTGTCACTCTATTTAAATATTGTTCTTTCTAGATTTTTGCATTAAAGGCAACTTTCTAAACTCATACGGACTTTGAATTCAGAAAGATCTATATTCAGCGCCTAACTCTGCCCCTTAGCTATCTGGCTCATCTCTCccaattttttaattgtaaagttAAGGGATATAATACCTGATTTacagattctgtttgctaatgaGTTAAGCTAAATGCTTAATAAGCAGTTATAAATTTTTATctggttaaatgaataaatgagtgatggACTGAAGATGAGGATGAGATTGAGGATTATGATTTCAGCCCTTTAAATGAATGGTTAAGAGATAGTATTGTTCTAGGTGAAAGAGACTAAATAGGAATGTCACTGTCAAGGGCTTT contains:
- the LOC103011737 gene encoding cytochrome c oxidase subunit 7B2, mitochondrial, translating into MMFPLVRNALSSLRIRSIQQIRARQSHSKHSPDFHDKYGDILLASGTAFCVVVWVFTATQVGIEWNPSPVGRATPKEWNDE